In Elaeis guineensis isolate ETL-2024a chromosome 1, EG11, whole genome shotgun sequence, a genomic segment contains:
- the LOC105037922 gene encoding dirigent protein 19-like — MAWFLRSLSLPLCTITFILFSSMAISASTADLFDEFKLMTSEKKTNLRLYLHDIVSGRNFTTKRVVTANALLPPSFGDLIVLDDPLTAGPSLTSELVGRAQGFYVLATQPAHDPALALAMNFVFVAGEYNGSTLTIMGRNAVLETTKEMPVVGRQWEIPACPGICYR; from the coding sequence ATGGCTTGGTTTCTTAGGAGCCTCTCTCTCCCCTTGTGCACCATCACCTTCATTCTCTTTTCTTCAATGGCGATCTCGGCGTCGACCGCCGATCTCTTCGACGAGTTCAAGCTCATGACCAGCGAGAAGAAGACCAATCTGCGCCTCTACCTCCATGACATCGTCTCCGGGAGAAACTTCACAACCAAGAGGGTGGTGACGGCAAATGCATTGCTCCCTCCCAGCTTCGGAGACCTCATCGTGCTCGACGACCCGCTGACGGCGGGACCGAGCCTGACGTCGGAGCTGGTCGGACGGGCTCAGGGATTCTACGTGCTAGCAACGCAGCCGGCTCATGATCCTGCACTAGCACTGGCCATGAATTTTGTATTTGTAGCAGGGGAGTACAACGGGAGCACGCTGACGATAATGGGGAGGAATGCTGTGTTGGAGACGACGAAGGAAATGCCTGTGGTTGGAAGGCAGTGGGAGATTCCGGCTTGCCCGGGGATATGCTATCGTTAA